One Mangifera indica cultivar Alphonso chromosome 4, CATAS_Mindica_2.1, whole genome shotgun sequence genomic region harbors:
- the LOC123213771 gene encoding alpha-L-fucosidase 2-like isoform X1: MPVNVGPHNFHCAGNLFQCNVTHCVMEKEDEWVLVQRAAERDLWNPSVGDGGEGSKPLKVTFSGPAKHWTDAIPIGNGRIGAMVWGGVDAETIQLNEDTLWTGTPGNYTNPKAPEALSKVRKLVDGGKYAEATAVGVELSDGPSDVYQPLGDIKIEFDNSHLKYVEDTYCRELDLDTATVKISYSVGDVEFTREHFASNPDQVIVTKLSGSKPGSLSFTVSLDSKLHHQSQVNGRSQILLRGSCPGKRIRPHLTVNDNPKGVQFSAILDIQISETRGTIQALDDKKFKLEGCDWVVMLLVASSSFDGPFTTPSDSKKDPTSDSISALQSIRKFSYSDLYARHLDDYQNLFHRVSLQLSKSSKSLHGDGSLEGKNHVLSTFDMHPQGSTNVITSTAERVKSFKTDEDPALVELLFQYGRYLLISCSRPGTQASNLQGIWNKDIEPAWDCAPHLNINLQMNYWPSLSCNLHECQEPLFDYISSFSVNGSKTAKVNYECSGWVVHQVSDIWAKTSPDRGEAVWALWPMGGAWVCTHLWEHYMYTMDKDFLKNKAYPLLEGCTKFLLDWLIDGPGGFLETNPSTSPEHMFVAPDGKQASVSYSSTMDMSIIKEVFSAIVSAAEILGKSEDSLIKKVRDSQPRLLPTKIARDGSIMEWAQDFEDPDVHHRHVSHLFGLYPGHTITVEKTPDLCKAADFTLFKRGEDGPGWSTTWKIALWARLRNSEHAYRMVKHLFNLVDPGNENAFEGGLYSNLFTAHPPFQIDANFGFSAAVAEMLVQSTVKDLYLLPALPHDKWASGCVKGLKARGGVTFNICWNEGSLQEVVLWSKEQNSLRLHYRETTVTANISTGRVYTFNKNLKCVKTYSL; encoded by the exons atgCCAGTTAACGTGGGTCCTCACAATTTCCACTGTGCAGGCAATCTATTTCAATGCAACGTGACCCACT GTGTGATGGAGAAGGAGGACGAATGGGTTCTGGTGCAGAGAGCCGCAGAGAGAGACTTGTGGAACCCGAGTGTTGGAGATGGGGGAGAGGGTTCTAAGCCGTTAAAGGTTACGTTTAGTGGGCCAGCTAAGCATTGGACCGATGCCATTCCGATTGGTAATGGAAGGATTGGAGCCATGGTGTGGGGTGGTGTCGATGCAGAGACCATTCAACTTAATG AGGATACACTGTGGACTGGTACTCCAGGTAACTATACTAACCCCAAAGCGCCAGAGGCACTCTCCAAGGTTAGGAAACTTGTTGATGGTGGCAAGTATGCTGAAGCCACTGCTGTAGGAGTCGAGTTGTCAGATGGTCCTTCTGAT GTTTATCAACCTCTGGGTGATATCAAGATAGAATTTGATAATTCCCATCTTAAATATGTGGAAGACACTTATTGCAGGGAGTTAGACTTAGACACTGCTACCGTCAAAATAAGTTATTCTGTGGGTGATGTTGAATTTACCAGGGAACATTTTGCTTCTAATCCCGATCAAGTGATTGTGACAAAGCTTTCAGGAAGCAAACCAGGTTCTTTGTCATTTACCGTGTCCCTTGATAGCAAATTGCATCATCAATCACAAGTAAATGGAAGAAGTCAGATTCTTCTCCGAGGAAGCTGTCCTGGTAAAAGGATTAGGCCACATTTGACAGTGAATGACAATCCAAAAGGTGTTCAATTTTCTGCAATTCTTGATATACAGATTAGTGAAACCAGAGGCACGATACAAGCTTTGGATGACAAAAAGTTTAAGTTAGAAGGGTGTGATTGGGTTGTGATGCTTCTGGTGGCTTCCTCTTCGTTTGATGGTCCATTCACTACGCCTTCGGATTCTAAGAAGGATCCTACATCGGATTCCATCAGTGCATTGCAgtcaattagaaaattttcgtATTCTGATCTTTATGCACGTCATTTGGATGACTATCAGAATCTTTTTCATCGTGTCTCACTGCAGCTTTCAAAAAGTTCCAAGAGCTTACATGGAGATGGTTCTTTGGAAGGAAAAAATCATGTGTTATCTACATTTGACATGCATCCTCAGGGAAGTACAAATGTTATAACTTCAACAGCAGAGAGGGTGAAATCTTTTAAGACTGATGAAGATCCAGCCTTGGTGGAGCTTTTATTTCAGTATGGTCGATATTTGCTTATTTCTTGTTCACGGCCTGGAACTCAAGCTTCAAACTTGCAGGGTATATGGAACAAGGATATTGAGCCAGCATGGGA ttgTGCTCCTCACTTGAACATTAATCTTCAGATGAACTATTGGCCTTCCCTTTCTTGCAACCTTCATGAGTGCCAAGAACCCTTGTTTGATTACATTTCCTCGTTTTCAGTGAATGGGAGTAAAACGGCAAAA GTGAACTATGAGTGTAGTGGTTGGGTGGTTCATCAAGTTTCTGACATATGGGCAAAGACATCACCTGATCGAGGTGAGGCTGTTTGGGCTTTATGGCCAATGGGGGGAGCATGGGTTTGCACCCATCTGTGGGAGCATTACATGTACACAATGGACAAA gattttctaaaaaataaggCCTATCCTCTGTTGGAAGGATGTACAAAATTTCTGTTAGACTGGTTGATTGATGGCCCTGGAGGATTTTTGGAAACAAACCCATCAACATCTCCAGAACACATGTTTGTTGCTCCTGATGGTAAGCAAGCTAGTGTGAGCTACTCATCAACCATGGACATGTCAATCATTAAAGAAGTATTTTCTGCAATTGTATCTGCTGCAGAG ATTCTTGGAAAAAGTGAGGATTCTCTCATTAAAAAGGTTCGGGATTCTCAACCAAGGCTTTTGCCTACAAAAATTGCTAGAGATGGTTCCATTATGGAATGG GCACAAGATTTTGAGGACCCAGACGTTCATCATCGACATGTATCACACCTGTTTGGCCTGTATCCAGGACACACAATTACTGTTGAGAAAACTCCAGACCTCTGTAAAGCAGCTGATTTTACTCTATTTAAAAGAG GAGAGGACGGTCCAGGATGGTCAACCACATGGAAAATTGCTCTATGGGCACGCCTTCGAAACAGTGAGCATGCGTATCGCATGGTGAAGcatttgtttaatttggttGATCCAGGAAACGAAAATGCTTTTGAAGGAGGACTATACAGTAACTTGTTCACAGCACATCCCCCTTTCCAGATAGATGCCAACTTTGG TTTTTCAGCGGCTGTTGCTGAGATGCTTGTGCAGAGTACCGTAAAGGATCTGTACTTACTTCCTGCCCTCCCACATGACAAGTGGGCAAGCGGTTGTGTGAAAGGATTGAAAGCGCGAGGTGGGGTGACATTCAACATCTGCTGGAATGAAGGGAGCCTGCAGGAAGTTGTTCTTTGGTCTAAGGAGCAAAATTCCCTTAGGTTACATTACAGAGAAACAACTGTGACAGCAAACATATCAACCGGTAGAGTTTACACATTCAACAAGAATTTAAAATGCGTGAAGACATATTCTCTCTGA
- the LOC123213771 gene encoding alpha-L-fucosidase 2-like isoform X4: MPVNVGPHNFHCAGNLFQCNVTHCVMEKEDEWVLVQRAAERDLWNPSVGDGGEGSKPLKVTFSGPAKHWTDAIPIGNGRIGAMVWGGVDAETIQLNEDTLWTGTPGNYTNPKAPEALSKVRKLVDGGKYAEATAVGVELSDGPSDVYQPLGDIKIEFDNSHLKYVEDTYCRELDLDTATVKISYSVGDVEFTREHFASNPDQVIVTKLSGSKPGSLSFTVSLDSKLHHQSQVNGRSQILLRGSCPGKRIRPHLTVNDNPKGVQFSAILDIQISETRGTIQALDDKKFKLEGCDWVVMLLVASSSFDGPFTTPSDSKKDPTSDSISALQSIRKFSYSDLYARHLDDYQNLFHRVSLQLSKSSKSLHGDGSLEGKNHVLSTFDMHPQGSTNVITSTAERVKSFKTDEDPALVELLFQYGRYLLISCSRPGTQASNLQGIWNKDIEPAWDCAPHLNINLQMNYWPSLSCNLHECQEPLFDYISSFSVNGSKTAKVNYECSGWVVHQVSDIWAKTSPDRGEAVWALWPMGGAWVCTHLWEHYMYTMDKDFLKNKAYPLLEGCTKFLLDWLIDGPGGFLETNPSTSPEHMFVAPDGKQASVSYSSTMDMSIIKEVFSAIVSAAEAQDFEDPDVHHRHVSHLFGLYPGHTITVEKTPDLCKAADFTLFKRGEDGPGWSTTWKIALWARLRNSEHAYRMVKHLFNLVDPGNENAFEGGLYSNLFTAHPPFQIDANFGFSAAVAEMLVQSTVKDLYLLPALPHDKWASGCVKGLKARGGVTFNICWNEGSLQEVVLWSKEQNSLRLHYRETTVTANISTGRVYTFNKNLKCVKTYSL; the protein is encoded by the exons atgCCAGTTAACGTGGGTCCTCACAATTTCCACTGTGCAGGCAATCTATTTCAATGCAACGTGACCCACT GTGTGATGGAGAAGGAGGACGAATGGGTTCTGGTGCAGAGAGCCGCAGAGAGAGACTTGTGGAACCCGAGTGTTGGAGATGGGGGAGAGGGTTCTAAGCCGTTAAAGGTTACGTTTAGTGGGCCAGCTAAGCATTGGACCGATGCCATTCCGATTGGTAATGGAAGGATTGGAGCCATGGTGTGGGGTGGTGTCGATGCAGAGACCATTCAACTTAATG AGGATACACTGTGGACTGGTACTCCAGGTAACTATACTAACCCCAAAGCGCCAGAGGCACTCTCCAAGGTTAGGAAACTTGTTGATGGTGGCAAGTATGCTGAAGCCACTGCTGTAGGAGTCGAGTTGTCAGATGGTCCTTCTGAT GTTTATCAACCTCTGGGTGATATCAAGATAGAATTTGATAATTCCCATCTTAAATATGTGGAAGACACTTATTGCAGGGAGTTAGACTTAGACACTGCTACCGTCAAAATAAGTTATTCTGTGGGTGATGTTGAATTTACCAGGGAACATTTTGCTTCTAATCCCGATCAAGTGATTGTGACAAAGCTTTCAGGAAGCAAACCAGGTTCTTTGTCATTTACCGTGTCCCTTGATAGCAAATTGCATCATCAATCACAAGTAAATGGAAGAAGTCAGATTCTTCTCCGAGGAAGCTGTCCTGGTAAAAGGATTAGGCCACATTTGACAGTGAATGACAATCCAAAAGGTGTTCAATTTTCTGCAATTCTTGATATACAGATTAGTGAAACCAGAGGCACGATACAAGCTTTGGATGACAAAAAGTTTAAGTTAGAAGGGTGTGATTGGGTTGTGATGCTTCTGGTGGCTTCCTCTTCGTTTGATGGTCCATTCACTACGCCTTCGGATTCTAAGAAGGATCCTACATCGGATTCCATCAGTGCATTGCAgtcaattagaaaattttcgtATTCTGATCTTTATGCACGTCATTTGGATGACTATCAGAATCTTTTTCATCGTGTCTCACTGCAGCTTTCAAAAAGTTCCAAGAGCTTACATGGAGATGGTTCTTTGGAAGGAAAAAATCATGTGTTATCTACATTTGACATGCATCCTCAGGGAAGTACAAATGTTATAACTTCAACAGCAGAGAGGGTGAAATCTTTTAAGACTGATGAAGATCCAGCCTTGGTGGAGCTTTTATTTCAGTATGGTCGATATTTGCTTATTTCTTGTTCACGGCCTGGAACTCAAGCTTCAAACTTGCAGGGTATATGGAACAAGGATATTGAGCCAGCATGGGA ttgTGCTCCTCACTTGAACATTAATCTTCAGATGAACTATTGGCCTTCCCTTTCTTGCAACCTTCATGAGTGCCAAGAACCCTTGTTTGATTACATTTCCTCGTTTTCAGTGAATGGGAGTAAAACGGCAAAA GTGAACTATGAGTGTAGTGGTTGGGTGGTTCATCAAGTTTCTGACATATGGGCAAAGACATCACCTGATCGAGGTGAGGCTGTTTGGGCTTTATGGCCAATGGGGGGAGCATGGGTTTGCACCCATCTGTGGGAGCATTACATGTACACAATGGACAAA gattttctaaaaaataaggCCTATCCTCTGTTGGAAGGATGTACAAAATTTCTGTTAGACTGGTTGATTGATGGCCCTGGAGGATTTTTGGAAACAAACCCATCAACATCTCCAGAACACATGTTTGTTGCTCCTGATGGTAAGCAAGCTAGTGTGAGCTACTCATCAACCATGGACATGTCAATCATTAAAGAAGTATTTTCTGCAATTGTATCTGCTGCAGAG GCACAAGATTTTGAGGACCCAGACGTTCATCATCGACATGTATCACACCTGTTTGGCCTGTATCCAGGACACACAATTACTGTTGAGAAAACTCCAGACCTCTGTAAAGCAGCTGATTTTACTCTATTTAAAAGAG GAGAGGACGGTCCAGGATGGTCAACCACATGGAAAATTGCTCTATGGGCACGCCTTCGAAACAGTGAGCATGCGTATCGCATGGTGAAGcatttgtttaatttggttGATCCAGGAAACGAAAATGCTTTTGAAGGAGGACTATACAGTAACTTGTTCACAGCACATCCCCCTTTCCAGATAGATGCCAACTTTGG TTTTTCAGCGGCTGTTGCTGAGATGCTTGTGCAGAGTACCGTAAAGGATCTGTACTTACTTCCTGCCCTCCCACATGACAAGTGGGCAAGCGGTTGTGTGAAAGGATTGAAAGCGCGAGGTGGGGTGACATTCAACATCTGCTGGAATGAAGGGAGCCTGCAGGAAGTTGTTCTTTGGTCTAAGGAGCAAAATTCCCTTAGGTTACATTACAGAGAAACAACTGTGACAGCAAACATATCAACCGGTAGAGTTTACACATTCAACAAGAATTTAAAATGCGTGAAGACATATTCTCTCTGA
- the LOC123213771 gene encoding alpha-L-fucosidase 2-like isoform X2, with protein MPVNVGPHNFHCAGVMEKEDEWVLVQRAAERDLWNPSVGDGGEGSKPLKVTFSGPAKHWTDAIPIGNGRIGAMVWGGVDAETIQLNEDTLWTGTPGNYTNPKAPEALSKVRKLVDGGKYAEATAVGVELSDGPSDVYQPLGDIKIEFDNSHLKYVEDTYCRELDLDTATVKISYSVGDVEFTREHFASNPDQVIVTKLSGSKPGSLSFTVSLDSKLHHQSQVNGRSQILLRGSCPGKRIRPHLTVNDNPKGVQFSAILDIQISETRGTIQALDDKKFKLEGCDWVVMLLVASSSFDGPFTTPSDSKKDPTSDSISALQSIRKFSYSDLYARHLDDYQNLFHRVSLQLSKSSKSLHGDGSLEGKNHVLSTFDMHPQGSTNVITSTAERVKSFKTDEDPALVELLFQYGRYLLISCSRPGTQASNLQGIWNKDIEPAWDCAPHLNINLQMNYWPSLSCNLHECQEPLFDYISSFSVNGSKTAKVNYECSGWVVHQVSDIWAKTSPDRGEAVWALWPMGGAWVCTHLWEHYMYTMDKDFLKNKAYPLLEGCTKFLLDWLIDGPGGFLETNPSTSPEHMFVAPDGKQASVSYSSTMDMSIIKEVFSAIVSAAEILGKSEDSLIKKVRDSQPRLLPTKIARDGSIMEWAQDFEDPDVHHRHVSHLFGLYPGHTITVEKTPDLCKAADFTLFKRGEDGPGWSTTWKIALWARLRNSEHAYRMVKHLFNLVDPGNENAFEGGLYSNLFTAHPPFQIDANFGFSAAVAEMLVQSTVKDLYLLPALPHDKWASGCVKGLKARGGVTFNICWNEGSLQEVVLWSKEQNSLRLHYRETTVTANISTGRVYTFNKNLKCVKTYSL; from the exons atgCCAGTTAACGTGGGTCCTCACAATTTCCACTGTGCAG GTGTGATGGAGAAGGAGGACGAATGGGTTCTGGTGCAGAGAGCCGCAGAGAGAGACTTGTGGAACCCGAGTGTTGGAGATGGGGGAGAGGGTTCTAAGCCGTTAAAGGTTACGTTTAGTGGGCCAGCTAAGCATTGGACCGATGCCATTCCGATTGGTAATGGAAGGATTGGAGCCATGGTGTGGGGTGGTGTCGATGCAGAGACCATTCAACTTAATG AGGATACACTGTGGACTGGTACTCCAGGTAACTATACTAACCCCAAAGCGCCAGAGGCACTCTCCAAGGTTAGGAAACTTGTTGATGGTGGCAAGTATGCTGAAGCCACTGCTGTAGGAGTCGAGTTGTCAGATGGTCCTTCTGAT GTTTATCAACCTCTGGGTGATATCAAGATAGAATTTGATAATTCCCATCTTAAATATGTGGAAGACACTTATTGCAGGGAGTTAGACTTAGACACTGCTACCGTCAAAATAAGTTATTCTGTGGGTGATGTTGAATTTACCAGGGAACATTTTGCTTCTAATCCCGATCAAGTGATTGTGACAAAGCTTTCAGGAAGCAAACCAGGTTCTTTGTCATTTACCGTGTCCCTTGATAGCAAATTGCATCATCAATCACAAGTAAATGGAAGAAGTCAGATTCTTCTCCGAGGAAGCTGTCCTGGTAAAAGGATTAGGCCACATTTGACAGTGAATGACAATCCAAAAGGTGTTCAATTTTCTGCAATTCTTGATATACAGATTAGTGAAACCAGAGGCACGATACAAGCTTTGGATGACAAAAAGTTTAAGTTAGAAGGGTGTGATTGGGTTGTGATGCTTCTGGTGGCTTCCTCTTCGTTTGATGGTCCATTCACTACGCCTTCGGATTCTAAGAAGGATCCTACATCGGATTCCATCAGTGCATTGCAgtcaattagaaaattttcgtATTCTGATCTTTATGCACGTCATTTGGATGACTATCAGAATCTTTTTCATCGTGTCTCACTGCAGCTTTCAAAAAGTTCCAAGAGCTTACATGGAGATGGTTCTTTGGAAGGAAAAAATCATGTGTTATCTACATTTGACATGCATCCTCAGGGAAGTACAAATGTTATAACTTCAACAGCAGAGAGGGTGAAATCTTTTAAGACTGATGAAGATCCAGCCTTGGTGGAGCTTTTATTTCAGTATGGTCGATATTTGCTTATTTCTTGTTCACGGCCTGGAACTCAAGCTTCAAACTTGCAGGGTATATGGAACAAGGATATTGAGCCAGCATGGGA ttgTGCTCCTCACTTGAACATTAATCTTCAGATGAACTATTGGCCTTCCCTTTCTTGCAACCTTCATGAGTGCCAAGAACCCTTGTTTGATTACATTTCCTCGTTTTCAGTGAATGGGAGTAAAACGGCAAAA GTGAACTATGAGTGTAGTGGTTGGGTGGTTCATCAAGTTTCTGACATATGGGCAAAGACATCACCTGATCGAGGTGAGGCTGTTTGGGCTTTATGGCCAATGGGGGGAGCATGGGTTTGCACCCATCTGTGGGAGCATTACATGTACACAATGGACAAA gattttctaaaaaataaggCCTATCCTCTGTTGGAAGGATGTACAAAATTTCTGTTAGACTGGTTGATTGATGGCCCTGGAGGATTTTTGGAAACAAACCCATCAACATCTCCAGAACACATGTTTGTTGCTCCTGATGGTAAGCAAGCTAGTGTGAGCTACTCATCAACCATGGACATGTCAATCATTAAAGAAGTATTTTCTGCAATTGTATCTGCTGCAGAG ATTCTTGGAAAAAGTGAGGATTCTCTCATTAAAAAGGTTCGGGATTCTCAACCAAGGCTTTTGCCTACAAAAATTGCTAGAGATGGTTCCATTATGGAATGG GCACAAGATTTTGAGGACCCAGACGTTCATCATCGACATGTATCACACCTGTTTGGCCTGTATCCAGGACACACAATTACTGTTGAGAAAACTCCAGACCTCTGTAAAGCAGCTGATTTTACTCTATTTAAAAGAG GAGAGGACGGTCCAGGATGGTCAACCACATGGAAAATTGCTCTATGGGCACGCCTTCGAAACAGTGAGCATGCGTATCGCATGGTGAAGcatttgtttaatttggttGATCCAGGAAACGAAAATGCTTTTGAAGGAGGACTATACAGTAACTTGTTCACAGCACATCCCCCTTTCCAGATAGATGCCAACTTTGG TTTTTCAGCGGCTGTTGCTGAGATGCTTGTGCAGAGTACCGTAAAGGATCTGTACTTACTTCCTGCCCTCCCACATGACAAGTGGGCAAGCGGTTGTGTGAAAGGATTGAAAGCGCGAGGTGGGGTGACATTCAACATCTGCTGGAATGAAGGGAGCCTGCAGGAAGTTGTTCTTTGGTCTAAGGAGCAAAATTCCCTTAGGTTACATTACAGAGAAACAACTGTGACAGCAAACATATCAACCGGTAGAGTTTACACATTCAACAAGAATTTAAAATGCGTGAAGACATATTCTCTCTGA
- the LOC123213771 gene encoding alpha-L-fucosidase 2-like isoform X3: protein MQRVMEKEDEWVLVQRAAERDLWNPSVGDGGEGSKPLKVTFSGPAKHWTDAIPIGNGRIGAMVWGGVDAETIQLNEDTLWTGTPGNYTNPKAPEALSKVRKLVDGGKYAEATAVGVELSDGPSDVYQPLGDIKIEFDNSHLKYVEDTYCRELDLDTATVKISYSVGDVEFTREHFASNPDQVIVTKLSGSKPGSLSFTVSLDSKLHHQSQVNGRSQILLRGSCPGKRIRPHLTVNDNPKGVQFSAILDIQISETRGTIQALDDKKFKLEGCDWVVMLLVASSSFDGPFTTPSDSKKDPTSDSISALQSIRKFSYSDLYARHLDDYQNLFHRVSLQLSKSSKSLHGDGSLEGKNHVLSTFDMHPQGSTNVITSTAERVKSFKTDEDPALVELLFQYGRYLLISCSRPGTQASNLQGIWNKDIEPAWDCAPHLNINLQMNYWPSLSCNLHECQEPLFDYISSFSVNGSKTAKVNYECSGWVVHQVSDIWAKTSPDRGEAVWALWPMGGAWVCTHLWEHYMYTMDKDFLKNKAYPLLEGCTKFLLDWLIDGPGGFLETNPSTSPEHMFVAPDGKQASVSYSSTMDMSIIKEVFSAIVSAAEILGKSEDSLIKKVRDSQPRLLPTKIARDGSIMEWAQDFEDPDVHHRHVSHLFGLYPGHTITVEKTPDLCKAADFTLFKRGEDGPGWSTTWKIALWARLRNSEHAYRMVKHLFNLVDPGNENAFEGGLYSNLFTAHPPFQIDANFGFSAAVAEMLVQSTVKDLYLLPALPHDKWASGCVKGLKARGGVTFNICWNEGSLQEVVLWSKEQNSLRLHYRETTVTANISTGRVYTFNKNLKCVKTYSL, encoded by the exons ATGCAAC GTGTGATGGAGAAGGAGGACGAATGGGTTCTGGTGCAGAGAGCCGCAGAGAGAGACTTGTGGAACCCGAGTGTTGGAGATGGGGGAGAGGGTTCTAAGCCGTTAAAGGTTACGTTTAGTGGGCCAGCTAAGCATTGGACCGATGCCATTCCGATTGGTAATGGAAGGATTGGAGCCATGGTGTGGGGTGGTGTCGATGCAGAGACCATTCAACTTAATG AGGATACACTGTGGACTGGTACTCCAGGTAACTATACTAACCCCAAAGCGCCAGAGGCACTCTCCAAGGTTAGGAAACTTGTTGATGGTGGCAAGTATGCTGAAGCCACTGCTGTAGGAGTCGAGTTGTCAGATGGTCCTTCTGAT GTTTATCAACCTCTGGGTGATATCAAGATAGAATTTGATAATTCCCATCTTAAATATGTGGAAGACACTTATTGCAGGGAGTTAGACTTAGACACTGCTACCGTCAAAATAAGTTATTCTGTGGGTGATGTTGAATTTACCAGGGAACATTTTGCTTCTAATCCCGATCAAGTGATTGTGACAAAGCTTTCAGGAAGCAAACCAGGTTCTTTGTCATTTACCGTGTCCCTTGATAGCAAATTGCATCATCAATCACAAGTAAATGGAAGAAGTCAGATTCTTCTCCGAGGAAGCTGTCCTGGTAAAAGGATTAGGCCACATTTGACAGTGAATGACAATCCAAAAGGTGTTCAATTTTCTGCAATTCTTGATATACAGATTAGTGAAACCAGAGGCACGATACAAGCTTTGGATGACAAAAAGTTTAAGTTAGAAGGGTGTGATTGGGTTGTGATGCTTCTGGTGGCTTCCTCTTCGTTTGATGGTCCATTCACTACGCCTTCGGATTCTAAGAAGGATCCTACATCGGATTCCATCAGTGCATTGCAgtcaattagaaaattttcgtATTCTGATCTTTATGCACGTCATTTGGATGACTATCAGAATCTTTTTCATCGTGTCTCACTGCAGCTTTCAAAAAGTTCCAAGAGCTTACATGGAGATGGTTCTTTGGAAGGAAAAAATCATGTGTTATCTACATTTGACATGCATCCTCAGGGAAGTACAAATGTTATAACTTCAACAGCAGAGAGGGTGAAATCTTTTAAGACTGATGAAGATCCAGCCTTGGTGGAGCTTTTATTTCAGTATGGTCGATATTTGCTTATTTCTTGTTCACGGCCTGGAACTCAAGCTTCAAACTTGCAGGGTATATGGAACAAGGATATTGAGCCAGCATGGGA ttgTGCTCCTCACTTGAACATTAATCTTCAGATGAACTATTGGCCTTCCCTTTCTTGCAACCTTCATGAGTGCCAAGAACCCTTGTTTGATTACATTTCCTCGTTTTCAGTGAATGGGAGTAAAACGGCAAAA GTGAACTATGAGTGTAGTGGTTGGGTGGTTCATCAAGTTTCTGACATATGGGCAAAGACATCACCTGATCGAGGTGAGGCTGTTTGGGCTTTATGGCCAATGGGGGGAGCATGGGTTTGCACCCATCTGTGGGAGCATTACATGTACACAATGGACAAA gattttctaaaaaataaggCCTATCCTCTGTTGGAAGGATGTACAAAATTTCTGTTAGACTGGTTGATTGATGGCCCTGGAGGATTTTTGGAAACAAACCCATCAACATCTCCAGAACACATGTTTGTTGCTCCTGATGGTAAGCAAGCTAGTGTGAGCTACTCATCAACCATGGACATGTCAATCATTAAAGAAGTATTTTCTGCAATTGTATCTGCTGCAGAG ATTCTTGGAAAAAGTGAGGATTCTCTCATTAAAAAGGTTCGGGATTCTCAACCAAGGCTTTTGCCTACAAAAATTGCTAGAGATGGTTCCATTATGGAATGG GCACAAGATTTTGAGGACCCAGACGTTCATCATCGACATGTATCACACCTGTTTGGCCTGTATCCAGGACACACAATTACTGTTGAGAAAACTCCAGACCTCTGTAAAGCAGCTGATTTTACTCTATTTAAAAGAG GAGAGGACGGTCCAGGATGGTCAACCACATGGAAAATTGCTCTATGGGCACGCCTTCGAAACAGTGAGCATGCGTATCGCATGGTGAAGcatttgtttaatttggttGATCCAGGAAACGAAAATGCTTTTGAAGGAGGACTATACAGTAACTTGTTCACAGCACATCCCCCTTTCCAGATAGATGCCAACTTTGG TTTTTCAGCGGCTGTTGCTGAGATGCTTGTGCAGAGTACCGTAAAGGATCTGTACTTACTTCCTGCCCTCCCACATGACAAGTGGGCAAGCGGTTGTGTGAAAGGATTGAAAGCGCGAGGTGGGGTGACATTCAACATCTGCTGGAATGAAGGGAGCCTGCAGGAAGTTGTTCTTTGGTCTAAGGAGCAAAATTCCCTTAGGTTACATTACAGAGAAACAACTGTGACAGCAAACATATCAACCGGTAGAGTTTACACATTCAACAAGAATTTAAAATGCGTGAAGACATATTCTCTCTGA